The Cytobacillus oceanisediminis genomic interval GGCTCTTCCGCCATTTGAAGCATCATTTGGAATGGCAATTTTGCCGCCTTCCGGAATGTCTTCTACAGATTTTACTTTTTCAGAATAAAGACCCATTGGTGCTAATACAGTTGTCGCTATTGGGGTAAGATCCATATTATGCTCTTTAATAAAAGTGTCAAAATAAGCGACTGTTTGGAATGCATTCACATCAAGATCGCCTTCTGCAAGGGCAACGTTTGGCTGCACATAGTCAGAGAATGTCACAACTTCAATTTCAATGCCTTCCTTTTCAGCCTTTTCTGCAATAAAGTCCCAGATGCGTGTATCAGAACCGCTGACACCTAATTTAATTTTCTTTGTTTCTTCTCCGCCAGTCGTGCTTGAGCATGCTGCAGTGAACACAGCCAATGCTAAAATAATAAATGTTAAAAATAGTTTTTTCATGATGTATTTCCTCCTCATTTATCTTCTTCTGATTTTTTTGGATAAAATATTCCCGAATGACTGCAGGCCCTGAACCATGACAACTAAGATCGCAACGGTAATCAGCATGACTGTTGTATCGAATCGCTGGTAGCCGTAGGTAATGGCGAGGTCACCAAGCCCGCCGCCTCCGACTGCCCCGGCCATGGCTGATGCTCCGACCAATCCGATTGTCGCAA includes:
- a CDS encoding MetQ/NlpA family ABC transporter substrate-binding protein → MKKLFLTFIILALAVFTAACSSTTGGEETKKIKLGVSGSDTRIWDFIAEKAEKEGIEIEVVTFSDYVQPNVALAEGDLDVNAFQTVAYFDTFIKEHNMDLTPIATTVLAPMGLYSEKVKSVEDIPEGGKIAIPNDASNGGRALLLLEEAGLIKLSEDYDGNLDLNKIVENPKNLEFVEMVSAQTPRALPDVSASVINNGIAVDAGFNPTKDSVFIESETATPYVNIIAVRTEDKDNKTLKRIAELYQEDDVADFITKEYDGSMIPTFIPLSDIGW